CCGGCCTTGCCGGCCTTCCGGACGATGCGCTCGTCGGCGTACTTGATCCCCTTGCCCTTGTAGGGCTCGGGAGTACGGAAGGACCGGATCTTGGCGGCGGTAGCTCCCACGAGTTCCTTGTCGATCCCGCGCACGATGATCTTGGTCTGCTTCTCCACCTCGGCGGTGATGCCTTCCGGCAGCGCGTAGACGACGGGATGGGAGAAGCCGAGGGACAGATTTAGGTTCTTGCCCTGCAGATCGGCACGGTAACCGACGCCGTTGATCTCGAGGACCTTTTCAAACCCCTTGCTGACGCCTTCGATCATGTTGGCAATCAGCGAGCGGGTCAGGCCCTGCATGGCGGTTCCCTTGCTGTCGTCGACCATCCTGACCTGAATCGTCTCGGCATCGACCTCGACGCTCACGGCAGGGTTGAGAACGCGGCTCAGCTTCCCCTTGGGACCCTCGACGTTGATGCAGTTACCCGAGAGCGCGACCTTGACTCCCGAGGGTATGCTGACTGGCTTTTTTCCGATTCGAGACATCCGAAACTCTCCTTTTACCCCTACCAGACGGTACAGATGAGTTCGCCACCGACCTCTGCCTCACGGGCGGCGGCATCGCCCATGACCCCTTTCGAGGTTGACAGGATGGCGCAACCGAGGCCGTTCTTGACCTTCGGAATGTCATCCTTGCCAACATAGACGCGACGCCCGGGAGTCGAGACCC
The nucleotide sequence above comes from Geothermobacter ehrlichii. Encoded proteins:
- the rplF gene encoding 50S ribosomal protein L6 produces the protein MSRIGKKPVSIPSGVKVALSGNCINVEGPKGKLSRVLNPAVSVEVDAETIQVRMVDDSKGTAMQGLTRSLIANMIEGVSKGFEKVLEINGVGYRADLQGKNLNLSLGFSHPVVYALPEGITAEVEKQTKIIVRGIDKELVGATAAKIRSFRTPEPYKGKGIKYADERIVRKAGKAGKK